From the Vanessa cardui chromosome 18, ilVanCard2.1, whole genome shotgun sequence genome, one window contains:
- the LOC124537483 gene encoding uncharacterized protein LOC124537483, translated as MEESETFWPRFQSSSSKGIYIPLSFHLSGTYGGGSGTGVYSSGYMGVPEAYGNLGKAVLAGTHYKSPGGYSGLRLFGSSSRPVWSGWGNGKWGHYGKG; from the coding sequence ATGGAAGAATCCGAGACATTTTGGCCAAGATTTCAATCATCCAGCTCGAAAGGAATTTATATTCCCCTCAGTTTCCATCTTTCTGGAACATATGGAGGAGGCTCTGGCACTGGTGTCTACAGTAGTGGCTATATGGGTGTGCCAGAAGCGTATGGCAATCTAGGTAAAGCAGTTCTAGCTGGCACTCATTACAAATCACCAGGAGGATATTCCGGCTTGAGGCTATTCGGCAGTAGCAGCAGGCCTGTGTGGAGCGGTTGGGGTAATGGGAAGTGGGGTCATTACGGAAAAGGATAA